In Phaeobacter piscinae, one genomic interval encodes:
- a CDS encoding TRAP transporter small permease, with protein sequence MAGAKPGPTGLINTLEETLIALLLGLMTLITFANVVARFVFNSNILWALELTVSLFAWLVLLGASYAVKVHAHLGVDAILNMVSPGARRVIGLISVGCCLVFSLLLLKGAYDYWAVFADLPPTSGRWFPTGFDMKARSQSFYEVQDVPMVALFGFLEDLINYGDSYEKLPKVVPYVVLPLSMLLMVLRFVQAGLQILRGDVDRLVASHEVEDEIAEVQAQRGEHD encoded by the coding sequence ATGGCGGGGGCAAAACCTGGCCCGACCGGGCTTATCAATACACTCGAAGAGACGCTGATTGCGCTGCTGCTGGGGCTGATGACCCTGATCACATTTGCCAATGTGGTGGCGCGATTTGTGTTTAATTCCAACATTCTATGGGCGCTGGAGCTGACGGTGTCCCTGTTTGCCTGGCTGGTGCTGCTGGGCGCATCTTATGCGGTGAAGGTCCACGCCCATCTGGGGGTGGATGCGATCCTCAATATGGTGTCGCCGGGCGCGCGCCGGGTGATCGGGCTGATCTCGGTCGGCTGCTGTCTGGTGTTCTCGCTGCTGCTGCTGAAGGGCGCCTATGACTATTGGGCGGTCTTTGCCGATCTGCCGCCGACCTCCGGGCGCTGGTTTCCCACCGGTTTCGACATGAAGGCGCGGAGCCAGAGTTTCTACGAGGTGCAGGATGTGCCGATGGTGGCGCTCTTTGGGTTCTTGGAAGATTTGATCAACTACGGCGATTCCTATGAGAAACTGCCCAAGGTGGTGCCCTATGTGGTGCTGCCGCTGTCGATGCTGCTGATGGTGCTGCGGTTTGTGCAGGCGGGTCTGCAAATTCTGCGCGGTGATGTGGACCGGCTGGTGGCCAGCCACGAGGTCGAAGACGAAATCGCCGAAGTGCAGGCGCAGCGCGGGGAGCACGACTGA